One part of the Terrimicrobium sacchariphilum genome encodes these proteins:
- a CDS encoding DUF167 domain-containing protein, with protein MIAVHAAPRASKDAIAGTHGDALKVRLNAPPVDGKANDRLLKFLAEKLGVPSAALSLLRGQSSREKQVLVSGLAAAEIRARLLAE; from the coding sequence GTGATAGCCGTGCATGCCGCGCCGCGCGCGAGCAAGGATGCGATCGCTGGTACGCATGGCGACGCGCTGAAGGTGCGGCTCAATGCGCCACCGGTCGATGGCAAGGCGAATGACCGGCTGCTGAAGTTCCTCGCGGAGAAACTCGGCGTCCCCAGCGCGGCGTTGAGCCTGCTGCGGGGCCAGTCGAGTCGGGAAAAGCAGGTGCTTGTCAGCGGACTGGCGGCGGCGGAGATCCGCGCCAGACTGCTGGCGGAGTAA
- a CDS encoding Nramp family divalent metal transporter, protein MAWRREAAAVSLPEVHRSIFVPNKAPFWRKMMAFAGPGFLVAVGYMDPGNWATDLAGGSKFGYTLLSVILISNLMAILLQHLCVKLGVATGRDLAQACRDHYPTPVVWGLWFLCELAIAACDLAEVIGSAIGLQLLFGIPLVWGCIITCLDVLAVLYLQNKGFRYIEALVLTLILTIGGCFVAELFFAKPSLTGVLLGFVPSTEILKNQEMLYVSIGILGATVMPHNLYLHSSIVQTRNFERTNEGKREAVRFATIDSTAALMFALFINGGILVLAAAAFHFNGHNEVAEIQDAFQLLSPTLGVGVASTLFAVALLASGQNATLTGTLAGQIVMEGLLNFRLKPWLRRLITRAIAIVPAVVVIGMYGESSTTSLLIASQVVLSMQLGFAVWPLMRFTGEKAKMGEFANPLWIKILGWSTAIIIIVLNLKLLFDTFVPESIRRPFYAFFGLSI, encoded by the coding sequence ATGGCATGGCGGAGGGAAGCGGCGGCGGTGAGCCTGCCGGAGGTCCACCGCAGTATTTTCGTCCCGAACAAGGCGCCGTTCTGGCGCAAGATGATGGCCTTCGCCGGTCCGGGCTTCCTCGTGGCCGTGGGCTACATGGACCCGGGCAACTGGGCCACCGACCTCGCGGGCGGGTCCAAGTTTGGCTACACGCTGCTCAGCGTCATCCTCATATCCAATCTGATGGCCATCCTGCTGCAGCACCTATGCGTGAAGCTCGGCGTGGCTACAGGGCGCGATCTGGCCCAGGCCTGCCGCGATCATTATCCCACTCCCGTCGTGTGGGGTCTCTGGTTCCTCTGCGAACTCGCCATCGCAGCATGCGACCTCGCGGAGGTCATCGGCTCGGCCATCGGCCTCCAGCTCCTCTTTGGCATTCCGCTTGTCTGGGGCTGCATCATCACCTGTCTCGACGTGCTGGCCGTGCTGTATTTGCAAAACAAGGGCTTCCGCTACATCGAGGCGCTCGTGCTGACGCTTATCCTCACCATCGGAGGGTGCTTCGTGGCCGAGCTGTTCTTTGCCAAGCCCAGCCTCACCGGCGTGCTGCTAGGCTTCGTGCCGAGCACGGAGATCCTGAAGAACCAGGAAATGCTCTACGTCAGCATCGGCATCCTCGGCGCGACCGTCATGCCGCACAATCTGTACCTGCACTCCTCCATCGTGCAGACGCGCAACTTTGAGCGCACGAACGAGGGCAAGCGGGAGGCCGTCCGGTTTGCGACGATCGATTCCACCGCAGCGCTCATGTTTGCCCTCTTCATCAATGGCGGCATCCTGGTCCTGGCGGCGGCGGCGTTTCACTTCAACGGCCACAACGAGGTCGCGGAGATTCAGGACGCCTTCCAGCTCCTGAGCCCGACGCTGGGAGTCGGGGTCGCGAGCACGCTCTTCGCCGTGGCCCTGCTCGCTTCCGGACAGAACGCCACGCTCACCGGCACACTCGCCGGGCAGATCGTGATGGAGGGTCTCTTGAATTTCCGCCTGAAGCCCTGGCTGCGCCGCCTCATCACCCGCGCCATCGCCATCGTGCCGGCCGTCGTGGTGATCGGCATGTATGGCGAGAGCAGCACGACCTCGCTCCTCATCGCCAGCCAGGTCGTGCTCAGCATGCAACTCGGTTTCGCCGTGTGGCCGCTCATGCGCTTTACCGGGGAAAAGGCCAAGATGGGCGAGTTCGCCAATCCGCTCTGGATCAAGATCCTTGGCTGGTCGACCGCGATCATCATCATCGTGCTCAACCTGAAGCTGCTCTTCGACACCTTCGTGCCGGAATCCATCCGGCGTCCGTTCTACGCGTTCTTCGGACTCAGCATTTAA
- a CDS encoding putative toxin-antitoxin system toxin component, PIN family, which yields MIPPRRWVVDTNALISRLLLPTSVSAHAVQKALSSGDLIVSDATLQELADVLGRPKFNKYLSPEERREFFQLLSRVAIRIEVLRPIKACRDPKDDKFLELAINGRADAIITGDEDLLVLHPFLGIPILSPKSFLDQM from the coding sequence ATGATCCCACCGCGCCGTTGGGTCGTGGATACCAATGCGCTCATCAGTCGCCTCCTCCTCCCGACATCAGTGTCTGCACACGCTGTTCAAAAAGCGCTGTCTTCAGGTGATCTCATTGTATCCGATGCCACCCTGCAGGAACTGGCAGACGTTCTGGGCCGCCCAAAGTTTAACAAGTATCTCTCTCCGGAAGAGCGCCGAGAATTCTTTCAACTCCTCAGTCGGGTCGCGATACGCATCGAAGTTTTACGCCCCATCAAAGCTTGCCGCGATCCCAAGGATGACAAATTCCTCGAGCTGGCAATCAATGGTAGAGCGGACGCGATCATCACGGGCGACGAAGATCTGCTTGTTCTCCATCCTTTTCTCGGGATCCCAATTCTGAGCCCGAAATCGTTCCTTGATCAGATGTAA
- a CDS encoding GAF domain-containing hybrid sensor histidine kinase/response regulator, with amino-acid sequence MSESDSRAMDQAEVLRAVTEALSTLLQPGDLEASMQRALEIIGRAVEADRMYIFEIHSSRASDELLMSQRHEWTAAGVSKELENAAMQNLPFGKFQGMLESLQAGNAYARIRRLFSEAQHAILDPQGILSFVVMPIMLKNELWGFVGFDDCKTERTWSDADLENLRAAAAGLGGAIVRQQMERSFRRQTEELRRHQRVALSLAEDARLAEQAAAKASAAKSTFLAMMSHEIRTPLNGVIGFTDLLLAEGLPNHQAELAESIKTCGETLLSLISDILDISKIESGRLDLNYEATDVAACTRSVVASFEPLLSTRNIHLACNVAAELPQWLHIDQSRYCQILFNLIGNAAKFTRQGHVSVDLWTERHLDHMYLCGRVADSGVGISPDDLENVFEPFQQGDGARKHAVGGTGLGLAICRRLVESMGGQISAQSTLGVGSTFSFSIATRPAQAPAAKPLPEPSFGRDSNQMRILVVDDVPVNLKLSCRLLDRLGFQADTASNGAEALSMIAAGDYDVVFMDILMPEMDGYETAHRIRQQQAQNSRQPWIVALTAHALVENRHACIEAGMDDFLTKPLRVSDMQAAIERWRTGERGLEAP; translated from the coding sequence ATGAGTGAATCCGACTCCAGGGCCATGGACCAGGCCGAGGTCCTGCGCGCCGTCACCGAGGCGCTCTCCACTCTCCTCCAGCCGGGCGACCTTGAGGCATCCATGCAGCGCGCCCTGGAGATCATCGGCCGTGCCGTGGAGGCGGACCGCATGTATATCTTCGAGATCCACTCATCCCGAGCTTCGGATGAACTGCTGATGAGCCAACGGCACGAGTGGACGGCCGCAGGCGTGTCGAAGGAACTCGAGAATGCCGCGATGCAAAACCTCCCCTTCGGCAAATTCCAGGGAATGCTCGAAAGCCTACAGGCTGGCAACGCGTATGCACGCATCCGACGGCTTTTTTCCGAGGCTCAGCACGCCATCCTCGATCCTCAGGGCATTCTTTCCTTTGTCGTGATGCCCATCATGTTGAAGAACGAGTTGTGGGGCTTCGTCGGTTTCGATGACTGCAAGACCGAACGGACCTGGAGCGACGCCGACCTCGAAAACCTGCGGGCTGCCGCCGCCGGACTCGGCGGAGCGATCGTCCGCCAGCAGATGGAGCGTTCCTTCCGCCGTCAGACCGAGGAGCTCCGCCGCCACCAACGCGTCGCCCTCAGCCTGGCCGAGGACGCCCGCCTGGCTGAGCAGGCTGCCGCCAAGGCGAGCGCAGCCAAGAGCACCTTTCTCGCCATGATGAGCCATGAGATCCGCACTCCGCTCAACGGCGTCATCGGTTTTACCGACCTCCTCCTCGCCGAGGGCCTGCCCAACCACCAGGCCGAACTCGCGGAGTCCATCAAGACCTGCGGCGAAACACTCCTCAGCCTCATCAGTGATATCCTCGATATCTCCAAGATCGAGTCCGGTCGCCTTGACCTCAACTACGAGGCCACCGATGTCGCCGCCTGCACGCGCTCCGTCGTGGCATCCTTCGAACCCCTTCTCAGCACCCGCAACATCCACCTTGCCTGCAATGTCGCAGCCGAACTGCCGCAATGGCTTCACATCGACCAGAGCAGGTATTGCCAGATCCTCTTCAACCTCATCGGCAATGCGGCAAAATTCACCCGACAGGGTCACGTCTCCGTGGACCTCTGGACCGAACGGCATCTGGACCACATGTATCTCTGTGGCAGGGTGGCCGACTCTGGCGTCGGCATATCACCCGACGACCTGGAGAATGTCTTCGAGCCCTTTCAGCAAGGGGACGGCGCGCGCAAGCATGCCGTGGGCGGTACCGGGCTGGGCCTTGCCATCTGCCGTCGGCTTGTCGAGTCCATGGGTGGGCAGATTTCCGCGCAAAGCACGCTGGGAGTCGGCTCGACCTTCTCCTTCTCCATCGCCACCCGGCCTGCACAGGCACCAGCCGCCAAGCCGCTCCCGGAGCCTTCTTTTGGCCGCGATAGCAACCAGATGCGTATTTTGGTCGTGGATGACGTGCCGGTGAATCTCAAGCTCTCGTGCCGCCTCCTCGACAGGCTAGGATTCCAGGCCGACACGGCCTCAAACGGCGCGGAGGCCCTGTCGATGATCGCCGCTGGCGATTATGATGTGGTGTTCATGGATATCCTCATGCCGGAGATGGATGGATACGAAACGGCTCATCGCATCCGCCAGCAGCAGGCACAGAATTCCCGCCAGCCATGGATCGTGGCTCTCACAGCGCATGCCCTCGTCGAGAATCGCCATGCCTGCATCGAAGCCGGGATGGATGATTTCCTCACCAAGCCCCTGCGGGTATCCGACATGCAGGCCGCCATCGAGCGATGGCGCACCGGCGAGCGCGGGCTGGAAGCTCCATAG
- a CDS encoding solute symporter family protein: MSSTLLLAVAQQSHTALFMFMAFVAATLVITYFSARKSSGSAGYFAAGRRITGWQNGLAVAGDYMSAASFLGIAGMIAFKGYDGFMYSVGFLVAYLTVLLIVAEPLRNAGKYTMADVLAYRLSPRPVRALASLSTLTVSTFYMIAQMVGAGALVKLLLPGVSYEVAVAGVGVLMIVYVVFGGMLATTWVQIIKAVLLMCGTLFLSVLVLKHFNFDISKFFDAISHVPVKSADGTVVTKDFLQPGLVYGAAVNPWGPLDLISLGLALIGGTAGLPHILIRFYTVPDAKTARVSVVWAMLIIGAFYIMTTFLGFGAATILTPENIVVGGKPTDNMAAPLLAHFLGGEVFFAFISAVAFATILAVVAGLTISASTSFAHDFYSNVLHHGKETKPGEEVLVARITAFVVGAIAIFLAIKLQTVNVAFLVGLAFAVAASANLPVIVLSIFWRRFNTAGAVTGLAVGLVASIVLIIISPSVMSLDGKGLINATPLFPLKNPGIVSIPLGFLAAIIATLCSREPAAEARFTEMEVRANTGLGAEKAVSH, translated from the coding sequence ATGTCCTCCACATTGCTTCTGGCGGTGGCTCAGCAGAGTCATACCGCTCTCTTCATGTTCATGGCCTTTGTCGCGGCCACGCTCGTCATCACGTACTTCAGCGCCCGCAAGTCGTCGGGGTCAGCTGGTTACTTCGCCGCCGGGCGGCGCATCACGGGCTGGCAAAACGGCCTCGCCGTTGCCGGTGACTACATGAGCGCGGCGAGCTTTCTCGGCATCGCCGGGATGATCGCCTTCAAGGGATACGACGGTTTCATGTACTCTGTCGGCTTCCTCGTCGCCTACCTCACGGTGCTCCTCATCGTGGCGGAACCCCTGCGCAATGCAGGCAAGTACACCATGGCCGACGTGCTGGCATATCGACTCTCCCCGCGTCCCGTGCGTGCGCTGGCCTCGCTCAGCACGCTGACCGTCTCGACCTTTTATATGATCGCCCAGATGGTCGGCGCGGGTGCGCTGGTTAAACTTCTCCTGCCTGGCGTTTCCTACGAGGTGGCGGTAGCCGGTGTCGGCGTGCTGATGATCGTGTACGTGGTCTTTGGCGGTATGCTGGCGACGACCTGGGTGCAGATCATCAAGGCGGTGCTGCTCATGTGCGGCACGCTCTTTCTGAGCGTGCTGGTGCTGAAGCATTTCAACTTCGACATCTCGAAGTTCTTTGATGCCATCTCGCATGTCCCGGTGAAATCGGCGGATGGCACCGTGGTGACGAAAGACTTCCTGCAGCCCGGCCTCGTCTACGGCGCGGCGGTGAATCCCTGGGGTCCGCTCGACCTCATTTCGCTCGGCCTCGCCCTCATCGGCGGTACGGCGGGGTTGCCGCATATTCTCATCCGCTTCTATACCGTGCCGGATGCCAAGACAGCGCGCGTGTCGGTCGTGTGGGCGATGCTGATCATCGGCGCGTTTTACATCATGACCACCTTCCTCGGCTTTGGCGCGGCGACGATTCTCACGCCGGAGAACATCGTGGTGGGCGGCAAGCCGACCGACAACATGGCGGCCCCGCTGCTGGCGCATTTCCTGGGCGGCGAGGTGTTCTTCGCCTTCATCAGCGCGGTGGCATTCGCGACGATCCTCGCGGTGGTGGCGGGCCTCACGATCAGCGCGAGCACATCCTTCGCCCATGATTTTTACTCCAACGTGCTGCATCACGGCAAAGAGACCAAGCCGGGCGAGGAAGTCCTCGTCGCCCGCATCACGGCCTTCGTCGTCGGCGCGATCGCGATCTTCCTCGCGATCAAGCTCCAGACGGTAAACGTCGCGTTCCTCGTCGGCCTCGCCTTTGCAGTGGCGGCGAGTGCAAATCTCCCCGTGATCGTACTGTCGATCTTCTGGCGGCGCTTCAATACGGCAGGCGCGGTGACCGGCCTCGCCGTCGGCCTCGTGGCCAGCATCGTCCTTATCATCATCAGCCCGAGCGTCATGTCGCTCGACGGCAAGGGACTCATCAACGCCACCCCGCTCTTCCCGCTGAAAAACCCGGGTATCGTGAGCATTCCGCTCGGCTTCCTCGCCGCAATCATCGCCACTCTGTGCTCGCGCGAACCGGCAGCCGAGGCTCGCTTCACCGAGATGGAAGTGCGTGCGAATACCGGTCTCGGCGCCGAGAAGGCGGTTTCGCACTGA
- the alr gene encoding alanine racemase: MSIPSNLRTWVQIDLAAFRHNLKAIRARIGSTAGIIAVVKADAYGHGITRVAPAIVDQIDLFAVANVHEADELAALGLGRDILLLGPCLPDERQAAVDAGYIVSVSSAEEASAVAGLAGTRSCALNLKVDTGMGRMGCWHEDAAEVVRQIVKLPNLGAFHISTHLPAPDEDADFTREELEGFGRLAAEIKAIAPRAKFHALNSAGIFEFAGFAPDYVRAGLVLYGSCYPDIYQPQIQPALSWKARLVLVRDVPAGRSVSYGRTFFTPHQMRIATVPVGYADGFPRQVSGHDAAVLVHGKRCLVLGRVTMDQILVDVTDVPDARVGDETVLIGRQGGEEILARELADKAGTISWHIFTGLKPRGSYFYYDSDTGSTV, from the coding sequence GTGTCCATTCCTTCGAACCTTCGTACCTGGGTTCAAATCGATCTCGCCGCCTTCCGGCATAATCTGAAGGCCATTCGCGCGCGAATCGGCTCGACGGCAGGGATCATCGCCGTGGTTAAAGCCGACGCTTACGGGCACGGTATTACGCGGGTCGCACCGGCAATAGTGGATCAAATCGATCTTTTTGCCGTGGCCAATGTGCATGAGGCGGACGAACTTGCGGCGCTCGGCCTTGGGCGGGATATCCTGCTCCTCGGCCCCTGCCTGCCCGATGAACGGCAGGCGGCGGTGGATGCCGGGTACATCGTTTCCGTTTCCAGCGCTGAGGAAGCGTCTGCCGTTGCTGGGTTGGCGGGGACCCGGTCCTGTGCGCTCAATCTCAAGGTCGATACCGGCATGGGGCGTATGGGCTGCTGGCACGAGGACGCCGCGGAGGTTGTGCGCCAGATCGTGAAGCTCCCCAATCTTGGCGCGTTTCATATTTCGACCCATCTCCCCGCGCCGGATGAGGATGCGGACTTTACGCGGGAGGAGCTGGAGGGGTTCGGGCGGCTCGCGGCGGAAATCAAGGCCATCGCGCCGCGGGCGAAGTTCCACGCCCTCAACAGCGCGGGCATCTTTGAGTTCGCAGGGTTTGCGCCGGATTACGTGCGGGCGGGACTCGTGCTTTACGGGTCGTGTTACCCGGATATCTACCAGCCGCAAATCCAGCCCGCTCTGAGCTGGAAGGCCCGGCTCGTGCTCGTGCGCGATGTCCCGGCAGGCCGCAGCGTGAGCTATGGGCGCACCTTTTTTACACCGCACCAGATGCGTATCGCCACGGTGCCGGTCGGCTATGCCGATGGGTTTCCGCGACAGGTTTCCGGCCACGATGCGGCGGTGCTGGTTCATGGCAAGCGCTGTCTGGTGCTTGGCCGGGTGACGATGGACCAGATCCTCGTCGACGTCACCGATGTGCCCGACGCCCGGGTGGGCGACGAGACGGTGCTGATCGGTCGTCAAGGCGGGGAGGAAATCCTCGCCCGGGAGCTGGCCGACAAGGCGGGAACGATCTCATGGCACATTTTTACCGGCTTGAAGCCGCGCGGATCGTACTTTTATTACGATTCCGACACAGGCTCGACAGTGTAA
- a CDS encoding sodium-translocating pyrophosphatase, which yields MGIALTAAILGLVVAAILIAKILRSPAGNDRMQAIAKAIQEGARAYLNRQITTICMISVVLFVLLAILRDMSTALGFLLGAACSLAAGYIGMRIAVLANVRTAQGAITSRQKALQAAFNGGAVTGLLVVALALLSVGIFWFVMSRINPQGAIASLIGVALGASLISVFARLGGGIYTKAADVGADLVGKVESNLEEDDPRNPATIADNVGDNVGDCAGMAADVFETYAVSLIGTILVGALTIGFGAPVVFPFLLGAVALVASIIGIIYVNVSKSKPGNALMGGVLVSAVLAAIGFWPLTHALFPDGIKVDDVLTGKAAAYSATGIYLATLIGLLMTGASVIITNYYTSTEYSPVRKIARASETGHATNIIAGIGVGLHATALPVICIGAAIWLSYSSAGLYGIAVAVMAMLAMSGIIISLDAFGPITDNAGGIAVMSGLPHEVRDVTDELDAVGNTMKAVTKGYAIASAGLAAVVLFGSYFVDLKHHLEANAATMHLDPAVINEMLSFSLRDPQIIIGLFIGGLLPYLFSAFSMNAVGRAAGAVVQEVRNQLARRPGILKGEDVPEYGACVDIVTRAALKEMIVPALLPVLAVIAVAAVPGGMKILGGVLVGSIVTGLFMGISMTSSGGAWDNAKKYIEEGHHGGKGSEAHKAAVTGDTVGDPYKDTSGPAINPMIKVVNIMAILVIPIFF from the coding sequence ATGGGAATCGCATTGACTGCCGCCATCCTCGGCCTGGTCGTTGCTGCGATCCTTATTGCAAAAATCCTCCGCTCACCCGCCGGCAACGACCGCATGCAGGCCATCGCCAAAGCCATCCAGGAAGGAGCAAGGGCATACCTGAACCGGCAGATCACCACGATCTGCATGATTTCGGTCGTGCTCTTCGTCCTCCTCGCCATCCTGCGCGACATGTCGACCGCACTTGGATTCCTCCTCGGCGCTGCATGCTCGCTGGCGGCGGGCTACATCGGGATGCGTATCGCCGTGCTGGCCAATGTACGCACCGCTCAAGGGGCCATTACGAGTCGACAGAAGGCGCTGCAGGCGGCTTTCAACGGCGGCGCGGTGACGGGTCTTCTCGTCGTTGCTCTCGCTCTACTTTCCGTCGGCATCTTCTGGTTCGTCATGTCGCGGATCAACCCGCAGGGTGCGATCGCCAGCCTGATTGGAGTGGCGCTCGGCGCTTCGCTCATCTCGGTCTTTGCCCGCCTCGGCGGCGGCATCTACACCAAGGCCGCCGACGTCGGCGCCGACCTCGTGGGCAAGGTGGAATCGAACCTCGAAGAGGATGATCCGCGCAATCCCGCCACCATCGCAGACAACGTGGGTGACAATGTCGGCGACTGCGCGGGCATGGCGGCGGACGTTTTTGAAACCTACGCCGTTTCGCTCATCGGCACGATTCTGGTGGGCGCGCTCACGATTGGCTTCGGCGCTCCCGTTGTCTTTCCGTTCCTGCTCGGGGCCGTGGCTCTCGTCGCCTCGATCATCGGCATCATTTACGTGAATGTGTCAAAGTCGAAGCCTGGCAATGCCCTCATGGGCGGAGTACTTGTCAGCGCGGTTCTTGCCGCCATTGGATTCTGGCCGCTCACCCATGCCCTCTTCCCAGATGGCATCAAGGTCGACGACGTTCTCACGGGCAAGGCCGCAGCCTACTCCGCAACCGGCATTTACCTTGCCACGCTCATCGGCCTGCTCATGACCGGAGCCTCTGTCATTATCACCAACTACTACACATCGACCGAATACTCGCCCGTGCGCAAAATCGCCCGGGCCAGCGAGACCGGGCACGCGACGAATATCATCGCTGGCATCGGAGTCGGGCTTCATGCCACGGCCCTTCCCGTGATCTGTATCGGCGCGGCCATCTGGCTCAGCTACTCCTCGGCAGGACTTTACGGCATCGCTGTCGCAGTCATGGCCATGCTCGCGATGTCGGGCATCATTATCTCGCTCGACGCGTTTGGCCCCATCACGGATAACGCAGGAGGCATCGCCGTCATGAGTGGACTCCCGCATGAAGTCCGCGACGTGACCGACGAGCTCGACGCGGTAGGCAATACCATGAAGGCCGTCACCAAGGGCTACGCCATCGCCAGCGCGGGCCTCGCCGCGGTAGTGCTCTTTGGGTCCTACTTCGTCGACCTGAAGCACCACCTCGAGGCCAATGCCGCGACGATGCATCTCGATCCTGCGGTGATCAATGAGATGCTTTCCTTCTCGCTGCGCGATCCGCAGATCATCATCGGTCTCTTCATCGGCGGTCTGCTCCCGTATCTCTTCTCCGCCTTCAGCATGAACGCCGTTGGCCGCGCTGCTGGAGCCGTGGTGCAGGAGGTGCGCAACCAGCTCGCCCGACGTCCGGGCATTCTCAAGGGCGAGGACGTGCCGGAGTACGGCGCCTGCGTCGACATTGTCACCCGCGCCGCGCTCAAGGAAATGATCGTCCCGGCCCTGCTGCCCGTCCTCGCGGTCATAGCAGTAGCCGCCGTACCCGGCGGCATGAAGATCCTCGGCGGTGTCCTCGTGGGCAGCATCGTTACCGGCCTCTTCATGGGCATCTCGATGACCTCCTCGGGAGGAGCCTGGGACAACGCGAAGAAATACATTGAGGAAGGCCACCACGGCGGCAAGGGCTCCGAGGCGCACAAAGCCGCCGTCACCGGCGACACCGTCGGCGACCCTTACAAGGACACCAGCGGCCCGGCCATCAACCCGATGATCAAGGTGGTCAACATCATGGCCATCCTCGTCATCCCGATCTTTTTCTAG
- a CDS encoding type II toxin-antitoxin system Phd/YefM family antitoxin, with protein sequence MTIIAANEAKQSFGKVLDAAQREPVLIQKHNRATAVILSAEEYERLRGINTAEFEAFCDRVGERAKQAGLTEKKLSDLLDNP encoded by the coding sequence ATGACGATCATTGCCGCAAACGAGGCCAAGCAGAGCTTTGGGAAAGTCCTCGATGCTGCCCAACGAGAGCCGGTGCTGATCCAAAAGCACAACCGGGCAACTGCGGTCATTCTCTCCGCTGAAGAGTATGAGCGCCTGCGCGGCATCAATACCGCCGAATTTGAAGCTTTTTGCGATCGCGTCGGCGAACGTGCCAAGCAAGCAGGACTGACGGAGAAGAAGCTTTCCGATCTCTTGGATAATCCATGA
- a CDS encoding universal stress protein → MYHHILIPVENSPADETILDHIKPLARWSNACIVLLHVADGWVARNYDQLKLAESEEIIEDRAYLERRAKELTAEGFTVTYHLAMGEPSDEIVKFAKQDHIDLIAMSTHGHRFISDLLYGATVDKVRHLVDIPVLLLKAKDR, encoded by the coding sequence ATGTACCACCACATCCTCATCCCGGTGGAGAACAGCCCCGCCGACGAAACGATCCTCGACCACATCAAGCCGCTCGCGCGCTGGTCGAATGCCTGCATCGTCCTCCTCCACGTGGCCGACGGCTGGGTCGCCCGCAACTACGACCAGCTCAAGCTCGCGGAGAGCGAGGAGATCATCGAGGACCGCGCCTACCTGGAGCGCCGCGCGAAAGAACTCACCGCCGAGGGATTTACCGTCACGTATCATCTCGCGATGGGCGAACCTTCCGACGAGATCGTGAAATTCGCCAAACAGGATCACATCGACCTCATCGCGATGTCGACCCACGGCCACCGCTTCATCAGCGACCTGCTCTACGGCGCCACCGTGGACAAGGTGAGGCACCTCGTCGACATTCCGGTCTTGTTGCTGAAGGCGAAGGATCGGTAA
- a CDS encoding DUF485 domain-containing protein, with amino-acid sequence MPPSDPHNRDLTPESAAPTDIAPLGRDTVPAHERTADEEKAMADWDAIAADPDFKSLLASKARFIVPATVFFLAYYLALPILVGWFPNLMTKEAFGGLNWAYVFAFSQFIMAWVVAFLYVAAAAGWDKQAAALLAKFRK; translated from the coding sequence ATGCCCCCAAGCGACCCCCACAATCGCGACCTGACCCCGGAGTCTGCGGCTCCGACGGATATTGCTCCACTCGGCCGGGACACCGTCCCCGCCCATGAACGCACCGCCGACGAGGAAAAGGCCATGGCCGACTGGGATGCCATCGCGGCTGACCCGGATTTCAAGAGTCTCCTCGCCTCCAAGGCCCGCTTCATCGTGCCGGCGACCGTGTTCTTCCTGGCGTATTACCTTGCCCTTCCCATTCTGGTGGGCTGGTTCCCCAATCTGATGACCAAAGAGGCATTTGGCGGCCTGAACTGGGCGTACGTCTTTGCTTTCTCGCAGTTCATCATGGCCTGGGTCGTCGCGTTCCTTTACGTGGCTGCGGCTGCGGGCTGGGACAAGCAGGCGGCGGCGCTGCTGGCGAAGTTTCGCAAGTAA
- a CDS encoding 3-methyladenine DNA glycosylase — protein MKSALILNAPAWRQMRRDHEARVRPWIEPRLRRMSLQQKHPVDDFLFEYYPNRPAKLLLWHPGLGVVLRGEGCEEYLAITGYRREGDGVMVDPAELPEKRRTFPRWLAGFLMAAANRPAVFGCFGLHEWAMVYRTQETRHSWPLRVSGDELASAVESLGLRCTHYDAFRFFTTEAVPLNKHSLTRETTIDFEQPGCLHANMDLYKWAFKLAPFSSSELVADCFELARDIRTLDMQASPYDLRELGYEPVRVETPEGRAEYESRQRDFSRRAAPLRENLIALCQELIAPGVEVG, from the coding sequence ATGAAATCCGCTCTCATCCTCAATGCCCCGGCGTGGCGGCAGATGCGCCGCGACCATGAGGCGCGGGTGCGCCCATGGATCGAGCCGAGGCTGCGGCGCATGTCATTGCAGCAGAAGCACCCTGTGGATGATTTCCTTTTCGAATACTACCCGAACCGCCCCGCGAAGCTGCTGCTTTGGCATCCGGGGCTGGGGGTCGTGCTCAGGGGCGAAGGTTGCGAGGAATATCTCGCCATCACCGGGTATCGGCGAGAGGGCGATGGGGTGATGGTTGATCCGGCGGAGTTGCCGGAAAAACGGCGGACCTTCCCGCGCTGGCTCGCCGGGTTTCTCATGGCAGCGGCGAATCGCCCGGCGGTCTTCGGGTGTTTCGGATTGCACGAGTGGGCGATGGTGTACCGGACCCAAGAGACGCGCCACTCCTGGCCGCTGCGGGTTTCGGGCGACGAACTGGCCTCGGCGGTGGAGTCGCTCGGGCTGCGCTGCACGCACTACGACGCCTTCCGGTTTTTCACCACGGAGGCCGTGCCGCTGAACAAGCACTCGCTCACGCGCGAGACGACGATCGATTTTGAGCAGCCCGGCTGCCTCCACGCCAACATGGACCTGTACAAATGGGCCTTCAAACTCGCGCCCTTTTCGTCCTCGGAGCTGGTGGCCGATTGCTTCGAACTGGCGCGGGACATTCGCACCCTCGACATGCAGGCCAGCCCATACGACCTGCGAGAGCTCGGGTATGAGCCGGTCCGAGTGGAGACGCCGGAGGGGCGCGCGGAGTACGAATCGCGGCAACGGGATTTCAGCCGACGGGCTGCTCCCTTGCGGGAAAATTTGATCGCTCTGTGCCAGGAACTCATCGCGCCCGGGGTGGAAGTTGGTTGA